The Candidatus Bipolaricaulota bacterium DNA window GATGCCTCTGCGGCGGAAGGGATCCGGATTCTCTACGGGGGGAGCGTGAAGCCGGAGAACGCGGCCTCCCTCCTCTCCCAACCGGACATCGACGGGGCGTTGGTCGGTGGAGCGTCGCTCAACCCGGATTCGTTCGCTCAGATAGCGCGCGCCGCCCTTGACAGGTAGGACCGGCCCGATTACGGTAGCAGGCGAGGAGGGAACGATGACGCTCACGATCCCGAACCAGATCACACTCGCTCGCATCGCAAGTGTGCCGCTCTTCATGTACTTCGTCCTCCACGGGACGCAGATCACGACGATTCTGGCGATCACGATCTTCTCGCTCGCCGCCATCTCGGACGCGGTCGACGGGTACCTCGCCCGCAGCATGCGCCAGACCACGGTGTTCGGCAAGTTCGCCGATCCGATCGCGGACAAGCTCCTCATCGCCGGGGCGTTGATCTCGTTCGTGCAGCTCGGGGAGCTCGATGCGTGGGGGGTGATGGTGATCATCTCCCGCGAGTTCCTCGTCACCGGGCTGCGCATCCTGGCGATCGCTGAAGGGAAGGTGATCGCGGCGAGCCCGCTCGGAAAGTTGAAGACCGTCTC harbors:
- the pgsA gene encoding CDP-diacylglycerol--glycerol-3-phosphate 3-phosphatidyltransferase yields the protein MTLTIPNQITLARIASVPLFMYFVLHGTQITTILAITIFSLAAISDAVDGYLARSMRQTTVFGKFADPIADKLLIAGALISFVQLGELDAWGVMVIISREFLVTGLRILAIAEGKVIAASPLGKLKTVSHIGLVLTILATRTFSWGAGGEAAKAAFLYLAITLAIVSAGEYFYRSRYLFV